The following are encoded together in the Lathyrus oleraceus cultivar Zhongwan6 chromosome 3, CAAS_Psat_ZW6_1.0, whole genome shotgun sequence genome:
- the LOC127127559 gene encoding uncharacterized protein LOC127127559 — protein MSSLQMTHVDLEQGNHHHHHASSVVGSDVSGEGSLCFSDADDGSSYSRFYSTNGGSYDDYSFACVSDDPELGGGGGGGVQDSARVSSVTDCSVEIRIGVPEIKVHLAKVEKDCRICHMGLESESHESGSPIELGCSCKEDLAAAHKNCAEAWFKIKGNRTCEICHSVARNVYSANEDSTEHVVDSNNTTASSTLSTAAPTPETQRFWHGHRFLNFLLACMVFAFVISWLFHFNMPSS, from the exons ATGTCATCTTTACAGATGACCCATGTTGATTTAGAGCAAGgaaatcatcatcatcatcatgctAGTTCTGTTGTTGGAAGTGATGTGAGTGGTGAAGGAAGTTTATGTTTCTCTGATGCTGATGATGGTTCAAGCTATTCTcgtttctattcaacaaatggTGGTTCATATGATGATTACTCTTTTGCTTGTGTTTCTGATGATCCTGAGCTTGgaggtggtggtggtggtggtgttCAGGATTCTGCTAGAGTTTCCTCTGTCACTGATTGTTCTGTTGAAATTAGAATTGGGGTTCCTGAGATTAAGGTGCATTTGGCTAAAGTTGAGAAAGATTGTAGGATTTGTCACATGGGTTTGGAAAGTGAGAGTCATGAATCTGGTTCTCCTATTGAATTGGGTTGTTCTTGTAAAGAGGATTTAGCTGCTGCTCACAAAAACTGTGCTGAAGCTTGGTTCAAGATTAAGGGAAATAG GACCTGTGAAATTTGTCATTCGGTTGCGCGGAATGTTTATAGTGCAAACGAGGATTCGACAGAGCATGTGGTTGACAGTAACAATACTACCGCATCTTCCACGCTCTCAACTGCTGCGCCTACACCAGAAACTCAAAGATTTTGGCACGGCCATCGCTTCTTGAATTTTCTCCTTGCTTGTATGGTTTTCGCATTCGTCATATCATGGCTTTTCCACTTCAATATGCCATCATCTTAG